The sequence GACACTGGCTGGGACCCTCCCTGCTATGGAGTCTCTGATGTACTGCCAGGTGAGAGTTCTGCTTGAAGGACTTCCCACATTCTGGACACTGATACGGGGTTTCCTTAGTGTGAATTCTCTGGTGCTTGGTCAGACAGGAGCTGTCCCTGAAGGCTTTGCCACACTGATTACACTCATAGGGCTTCTCACCAGTATGAGTCCTCTGGTGCCTAATGAGGCCAGCGATATTCCTGAAAAGTTTCTGACACTGGTTGCAGCCATAGGGCTTCTCGCCAGTATGAATCCTCTGGTGCCGGATGAGGTATGCACTCTCGATGAAAGTcttgccacattctttacattcatagggtttctccccAGAATGGATCTTTTGATGCACAATGAGGTGAGAGTTTCTGTTGAAGGATTTCCCACACTCTGCACACTCAAAgggcttttctccagtgtgagtcctctCGTGCTGGGTGAGGTACGAGCCGTCCCGGAAAGCCTTTCCACATTTGCTACACTCATAGGGCTTCTCACCGGTGTGGATTCTGAGATGCACTGTAAGGTGGGAGATGTCCGTGAAGGGTTTTCCGCACTCGTTACATCTGTATGGTTTTTCCCCTGTATGAGTTCTTTGGTGCAAAATTAAGGATGAATTTCGGTTGAAGGTTTTTCCACATTCCAGGCATTCGTAAGGTTTCTCGCCTGTGTGAATTCTCTGGTGCTGCGTCAGAGCTGACCCATCACTGAAAGCTTTCCCACACTTACTACATTTATAGGGCTTCTCTCCTGTGTGGATCCTTTGATGCACAATCAGGTTGTAGTTCTTGGAGAAGGACTTTCCACACTCATTACAAGTATAAGGCTTCTCTCCGGTGTGAGTTCGGTGATGCAAAACAAGAGAAGAGTTCCGTTTGAAGCATTTGCCACATTCAGTACATCTATACTGTTTCTCTCCAGGGAGATTTCTCTGGTTTTCATTAAGCGATGAGCTCAGGGTCAAGATGTCCTCAAAATTCTTACCTTCATACAGTTTCTTGCCTCTTTTCGTTATTTTTTGATGACCAAGAGAGGTAAAATGATTAAAAGACTTAACACTTTCAGGATATTTGTAGGGCTTCTCTCTCACTGGATTTCTTCCATGAATAACTTCCATGGAATGGTTGAAGGTTTTTCCACAGGCATCACTGCCACCAGTTCTCTTAGCTGCATAACTTTTAGGACAGCTGGGTAAGGCAGGGTCACAATCCAGACCACCAACATTTGAGTCATGTGCATGGAAACCATTGGTTGCCAGAACTCTCTGAGATGGTGGAAGGTCTGAGCTTACAATCAAATGCTCCCCAAAACCAGGATATTCACAAATTGCTTCCTGAGTCCCTGGTTTCTCCAGAGTTAAAGCTGATTGACTCAAGTCTCCCTCCTGGTTCTCACAGTCCCAACCATCACCTAAAATGGACAAGCAGGGAGCTTCCCTTGTGAATCCTTCCATTTCTACATCACAGGGTACTTCTCTCTCAGGAATATTCCGAGTTGTCATTTTCAATCTCATATCCcaaactgcaaaaagaaaaatgcaggctTAGGTACATGAAGCTCTATCTGTAAGAGAAACAGACAATGATGATGGGCTAggtgtgaagattttttttttacttgttttctcttttaaattcaaATGTATACATGGAAGAGGTAAAATGATAGCCAAGGAATGGAACCAAGAACACATTTCAAAAGAGCCATGTAGCATTTTCATCTTCCTAGAGAGCGGGCAGGAGGAAGGGTCCTGGGGATAAATCATCACCAAAAGGATTAGTTTGAGATGTGGGAGACCAGAGGCCAAGCATCCCTGCTCCCCCTAGAATTCCATCCCAGCAACTGCATTCTTGTCCCTGTCATACACTGCCCATCAATACACATTTCCAAAGCTCTGACTTCACAATGAGCTTACAACAGCACTGAAGTAGCAGTTCTCACCCCAGCTCTGTGATCAGAGTTCTGCATTCATGGATAGGACAAAGCACAGGCTTGGTGACCTAAAAGTTCTGGGTCTAAGTCTTAGAACTGTCAATGACctagttgggcacagtggttcacgcctgtaatcccagcattttgggaagccgaggcaggtggatcatttgaggtcaggagttcgagaccagcctgaccaacatggtgaaacaccgtctctactaaaaatacaaaaaaattagccaggcatggaggcacatgcctgtagttccagctactctgcaggctgaggcagaagaattgcttcaacctggtaggcggaggttgcagtgagctgaggtcgtaccactacactccagcctgggcgacagagtgagactccatctcaaaaaacaaaacaaaacaaaacaaaaactgtcaaTGACTGCCCTGCAGGGTTGTTATAAAAAATGGATCATGTCAGCCAGGTGCGgttactcacgcctgtaatcccagcactctgggaggctgagggagg comes from Macaca fascicularis isolate 582-1 chromosome 19, T2T-MFA8v1.1 and encodes:
- the ZNF329 gene encoding zinc finger protein 329 isoform X5, with the translated sequence MRLKMTTRNIPEREVPCDVEMEGFTREAPCLSILGDGWDCENQEGDLSQSALTLEKPGTQEAICEYPGFGEHLIVSSDLPPSQRVLATNGFHAHDSNVGGLDCDPALPSCPKSYAAKRTGGSDACGKTFNHSMEVIHGRNPVREKPYKYPESVKSFNHFTSLGHQKITKRGKKLYEGKNFEDILTLSSSLNENQRNLPGEKQYRCTECGKCFKRNSSLVLHHRTHTGEKPYTCNECGKSFSKNYNLIVHQRIHTGEKPYKCSKCGKAFSDGSALTQHQRIHTGEKPYECLECGKTFNRNSSLILHQRTHTGEKPYRCNECGKPFTDISHLTVHLRIHTGEKPYECSKCGKAFRDGSYLTQHERTHTGEKPFECAECGKSFNRNSHLIVHQKIHSGEKPYECKECGKTFIESAYLIRHQRIHTGEKPYGCNQCQKLFRNIAGLIRHQRTHTDGV
- the ZNF329 gene encoding zinc finger protein 329 isoform X2, with protein sequence MRLKMTTRNIPEREVPCDVEMEGFTREAPCLSILGDGWDCENQEGDLSQSALTLEKPGTQEAICEYPGFGEHLIVSSDLPPSQRVLATNGFHAHDSNVGGLDCDPALPSCPKSYAAKRTGGSDACGKTFNHSMEVIHGRNPVREKPYKYPESVKSFNHFTSLGHQKITKRGKKLYEGKNFEDILTLSSSLNENQRNLPGEKQYRCTECGKCFKRNSSLVLHHRTHTGEKPYTCNECGKSFSKNYNLIVHQRIHTGEKPYKCSKCGKAFSDGSALTQHQRIHTGEKPYECLECGKTFNRNSSLILHQRTHTGEKPYRCNECGKPFTDISHLTVHLRIHTGEKPYECSKCGKAFRDGSYLTQHERTHTGEKPFECAECGKSFNRNSHLIVHQKIHSGEKPYECKECGKTFIESAYLIRHQRIHTGEKPYGCNQCQKLFRNIAGLIRHQRTHTGEKPYECNQCGKAFRDSSCLTKHQRIHTKETPYQCPECGKSFKQNSHLAVHQRLHSREGPSQCPQCGKTFRKSSSLVRHQRAHLGEQPMET
- the ZNF329 gene encoding zinc finger protein 329 isoform X3, whose protein sequence is MGSRYVAQGGLKLLTSSSSPASASQSVGITVWDMRLKMTTRNIPEREVPCDVEMEGFTREAPCLSILGDGWDCENQEGDLSQSALTLEKPGTQEAICEYPGFGEHLIVSSDLPPSQRVLATNGFHAHDSNVGGLDCDPALPSCPKSYAAKRTGGSDACGKTFNHSMEVIHGRNPVREKPYKYPESVKSFNHFTSLGHQKITKRGKKLYEGKNFEDILTLSSSLNENQRNLPGEKQYRCTECGKCFKRNSSLVLHHRTHTGEKPYTCNECGKSFSKNYNLIVHQRIHTGEKPYKCSKCGKAFSDGSALTQHQRIHTGEKPYECLECGKTFNRNSSLILHQRTHTGEKPYRCNECGKPFTDISHLTVHLRIHTGEKPYECSKCGKAFRDGSYLTQHERTHTGEKPFECAECGKSFNRNSHLIVHQKIHSGEKPYECKECGKTFIESAYLIRHQRIHTGEKPYGCNQCQKLFRNIAGLIRHQRTHTGSREDV
- the ZNF329 gene encoding zinc finger protein 329 isoform X4, whose product is MRLKMTTRNIPEREVPCDVEMEGFTREAPCLSILGDGWDCENQEGDLSQSALTLEKPGTQEAICEYPGFGEHLIVSSDLPPSQRVLATNGFHAHDSNVGGLDCDPALPSCPKSYAAKRTGGSDACGKTFNHSMEVIHGRNPVREKPYKYPESVKSFNHFTSLGHQKITKRGKKLYEGKNFEDILTLSSSLNENQRNLPGEKQYRCTECGKCFKRNSSLVLHHRTHTGEKPYTCNECGKSFSKNYNLIVHQRIHTGEKPYKCSKCGKAFSDGSALTQHQRIHTGEKPYECLECGKTFNRNSSLILHQRTHTGEKPYRCNECGKPFTDISHLTVHLRIHTGEKPYECSKCGKAFRDGSYLTQHERTHTGEKPFECAECGKSFNRNSHLIVHQKIHSGEKPYECKECGKTFIESAYLIRHQRIHTGEKPYGCNQCQKLFRNIAGLIRHQRTHTGSREDV
- the ZNF329 gene encoding zinc finger protein 329 isoform X1 is translated as MGSRYVAQGGLKLLTSSSSPASASQSVGITVWDMRLKMTTRNIPEREVPCDVEMEGFTREAPCLSILGDGWDCENQEGDLSQSALTLEKPGTQEAICEYPGFGEHLIVSSDLPPSQRVLATNGFHAHDSNVGGLDCDPALPSCPKSYAAKRTGGSDACGKTFNHSMEVIHGRNPVREKPYKYPESVKSFNHFTSLGHQKITKRGKKLYEGKNFEDILTLSSSLNENQRNLPGEKQYRCTECGKCFKRNSSLVLHHRTHTGEKPYTCNECGKSFSKNYNLIVHQRIHTGEKPYKCSKCGKAFSDGSALTQHQRIHTGEKPYECLECGKTFNRNSSLILHQRTHTGEKPYRCNECGKPFTDISHLTVHLRIHTGEKPYECSKCGKAFRDGSYLTQHERTHTGEKPFECAECGKSFNRNSHLIVHQKIHSGEKPYECKECGKTFIESAYLIRHQRIHTGEKPYGCNQCQKLFRNIAGLIRHQRTHTGEKPYECNQCGKAFRDSSCLTKHQRIHTKETPYQCPECGKSFKQNSHLAVHQRLHSREGPSQCPQCGKTFRKSSSLVRHQRAHLGEQPMET